In Oreochromis aureus strain Israel breed Guangdong linkage group 6, ZZ_aureus, whole genome shotgun sequence, the genomic window tcaACCATGCACATCTGGAGTGATGTCATATTTATAATAGACCTATCAAAGAAAAATCGTCTTTACAGGAGTGATTTCTGTTCATTCGCATATGCACACTGGACTGCCTGACGCATCTGGAACAAACTAAGTCCGGATGTTACCGTTGGGCATTAATTAGTGATTGGGTCGACCCCCCTATATAAAGGAGACGCGCCCACTGCTCTGCTCTGTCTCCACACAAGCGAAGATGAGCTACGGATCTGAagtcttttcctcctcctcctaccgGAGGATTTTCGGGGATTCTCCCCGTTATGCATCCTCTCCATCACGCACGGTGATGAACGTGGCCTCTCGCGGAGGGTACCGGTCCTCCTCTCTGTCCCGAAGCAACGTTTCGTCCCTGGGCTCTTTCAGCAGAAAGTCTGGCCGCTCCTTTTCTCCTATGCCGGTGGAGACCTTCGACTTAACACAGAGTAGCGTCCTCAACAATGAGTTTAAAATCATCCGCACTAATGAAAAGGAACAAATGCAAGGTCTTAATGACCGCTTTGCGATGTTCATCGAGAAAGTGCGCAACTTGGAGCAGCacaacaaagtgctggaaacCGAGTTGATTGCTCTGCGCCAGCGTCATACCGAGCCGTCCAGGCTGGCAGAGCTCTATCAGCAAGAGATCCGCGAACTGCGCTCCCAGCTCGACGAACTGAACGGGGAGAAGTCCCAGCTGATGATCGAGAGGGATAATATTGAGGACGACCTGCAGAAGCTCAGGGGGAAATATGAAGAGGAGTTCCGTGCCCGAGAGGAGGCGGAGGCCACCCTCAAGGCTTTCAAAAAAGATGTGGATGATGCTACCATGGTGCGCCTGGACTTAGAGAAGAAAGTGGAATCCCTCCTGGACGAGATCAACTTCCTCAGGAAGGTGCATGAGGAGGAGGTGGCCGAACTGACGGATATGATCCAGGCTGCACAGGTGTCTGTTGAAATGGAGGTGTCCAAGCCGGATCTCACCTCCGCCCTCAAAGAGATTCGCAGCCAGTACGAGTCCATGGCTTCAAAGAACCTGCAGTCCGCCGAGGAGTGGTACAAGAGCAAGTTTGCAGATCTTTCCGAGCAGGCTAACCGTAGTAACGAGGCCATCCGCGCCAGCAGGGAGGAAGTGAACGAGTTCAGGAGGCAGCTGCAGTCCAAGACCATCGAGATCGAGAGTCTGAGAGGAACCAACGAGTCTCTGGAAAAGCAGCTTCGGGAGATGGAGGACAGACACAATATGGAGATTGGAAACTATCAGGTAATTCTATTTGACTTTTTTGACGCTTATCATCAGGTTTCTAATGCAATGATATTCGGCTGTTAAATAGCAGTCTCGTAAAAGTTTCATTTAAATTGATAGTCTACTATGTGTGTAGTTTTTAGTGATAATACCGCAAAAATAAGATCGGGACGACCGTTTTTTGTCGGGCTCTGTCCGTGGTGCTGAAACTAGTTCCTTTGGGATAGCGCGCTTAGCTGCATCTGACAACGCCCACTGTCAATGCTCTAAGtaaaaaaaatgactttaaaacaaGAAAACGCTTGATCCAGAGCTTCTTACTAAAAATACAAGTATTTACTATTTATTAATACATTTCTCAAATTCTAGCCTACACCATGCCCATGTTAACAATGGGATTGACAGAGGTCTTTGTCTGTCTGCTGCAAGACATGTGGTCACACACATTGTCTTCacctttttaaatatgtaattcTGGCctactttcatttttaattttctgctcaGGAAAGCATGGCAGAGCTGGAGAATGAGC contains:
- the inab gene encoding internexin neuronal intermediate filament protein, alpha b; the encoded protein is MSYGSEVFSSSSYRRIFGDSPRYASSPSRTVMNVASRGGYRSSSLSRSNVSSLGSFSRKSGRSFSPMPVETFDLTQSSVLNNEFKIIRTNEKEQMQGLNDRFAMFIEKVRNLEQHNKVLETELIALRQRHTEPSRLAELYQQEIRELRSQLDELNGEKSQLMIERDNIEDDLQKLRGKYEEEFRAREEAEATLKAFKKDVDDATMVRLDLEKKVESLLDEINFLRKVHEEEVAELTDMIQAAQVSVEMEVSKPDLTSALKEIRSQYESMASKNLQSAEEWYKSKFADLSEQANRSNEAIRASREEVNEFRRQLQSKTIEIESLRGTNESLEKQLREMEDRHNMEIGNYQESMAELENELRTTKSEMARHLREYQDLLNVKMALDIEIAAYRKLLEGEETRIGTGITYPSPSISAGPGQGYSYQTRIYTSSGKSSKKEGKDDEQQESKSGGKVSQREVYEETAVTTKKTEKQQDDIPTNQKN